One window of the Allosaccharopolyspora coralli genome contains the following:
- a CDS encoding lysophospholipid acyltransferase family protein — translation MVALPSPSDEPTRRIDRRKVYRETPWLWRAVLRADRAVVALTGRLEVTGDVPDELRERPLLLAANHIGNVDALVLMGACHHRRLAPRFVATGGLFRAAVLGTVMRRSHHIRTDRGSAGAREVLSHVVSGFAANGRPVLVYPEGGISTEPGLWPERGKTGVARMALASGAPVVPISQWGAHEAMRYGFPAVKRIRDLWIPLASWLRATVRRPRLRVHFGAPVDLSGLSIDRAGDARRAHERIMRAITDGLVPLREDELDAPSHRDPTRVSSGKPSPWRTQRAAPND, via the coding sequence ATGGTTGCCCTGCCGTCGCCGTCGGACGAGCCGACACGCCGCATCGATCGCCGAAAGGTGTATCGCGAGACGCCGTGGCTGTGGCGCGCCGTGCTCCGCGCCGACCGCGCCGTCGTCGCCCTGACCGGACGCCTGGAGGTCACCGGGGACGTGCCGGACGAGCTACGGGAGCGGCCGCTGCTCCTGGCCGCCAACCACATCGGCAACGTCGACGCGCTCGTCCTCATGGGCGCGTGTCATCACAGGCGGCTCGCGCCCAGGTTCGTCGCCACCGGTGGTCTCTTCCGTGCAGCCGTGCTCGGCACGGTGATGCGCCGCTCCCACCACATCCGCACCGACCGCGGCTCGGCCGGGGCGCGGGAGGTACTCAGCCACGTCGTCTCCGGCTTCGCCGCCAACGGGCGACCCGTGCTCGTCTATCCGGAGGGCGGGATCAGTACGGAGCCCGGCTTGTGGCCCGAAAGGGGCAAGACAGGTGTGGCCAGGATGGCACTCGCCTCAGGGGCGCCGGTCGTCCCGATCAGTCAATGGGGCGCACACGAGGCCATGCGCTACGGATTTCCGGCGGTGAAGCGGATCCGCGACCTGTGGATCCCGCTCGCCTCGTGGCTGCGAGCGACCGTTCGTCGCCCAAGGCTGCGCGTCCACTTCGGAGCTCCGGTCGATCTGTCCGGTTTGTCCATCGACCGTGCCGGCGACGCCCGCCGGGCACACGAGCGGATCATGCGCGCGATCACCGACGGTCTCGTCCCTCTCCGCGAGGACGAACTCGACGCGCCGAGCCACCGCGATCCGACTCGTGTGTCGAGCGGCAAACCGAGCCCCTGGCGAACTCAGAGGGCTGCTCCGAACGATTGA
- a CDS encoding alpha/beta hydrolase, with protein sequence MKKRILSTLAATCLLAGIGVAPTAAAAPQAPDYTPAPVDWGPCESEPLVQAGAECGTVEVPLDYDDPEGEKISLAVSRVKATVPAEEYQGVMLVNPGGPGGSGLNLAVLGGSVPKGAGDAYDWIGFDPRGVGSSTPAASCDPQYFGYDRPDYRPTTPELEKFWLDKSAGYADACKANGRLLDNIKTTDNVADMNSIRNALGAERINFYGFSYGTYLGQVFGTLYPDKLRRVVMDGVVNVEDVWYQANLNQDVAFEHNIQVYFDWIARYDEVFGLGTSGDEVEKQFYTQKERLDAEPAEGKIGSDEWTDLFLSAGYGQRNWETIAHAFSGWVHRGESAPLVELYDASAGQGDDNGYAMYLGTECTDAQWPTEWDQWKKDNWKVHKKAPFETWANAWYNAPCMTWPAEAGTPVEVDGSEVDSALLISEEKDGATPYAGALEARKRFPNASLISLPGGTTHSGSLGGNACLDDQIADYLLTGELPERRPGNNHSDTTCEPLPQPVPEGAQSAARAPHQQPEVLQEALKANHRR encoded by the coding sequence GTGAAGAAACGAATACTGTCCACGTTGGCCGCGACGTGCTTGCTCGCGGGCATCGGTGTCGCACCCACCGCGGCTGCCGCACCGCAGGCCCCCGACTACACCCCCGCCCCGGTCGACTGGGGACCGTGCGAGAGCGAACCGCTGGTCCAGGCCGGAGCCGAGTGCGGCACGGTCGAGGTGCCGCTCGACTACGACGACCCGGAAGGCGAGAAGATCTCCCTCGCCGTCTCGCGAGTGAAGGCCACAGTCCCGGCAGAGGAATATCAAGGCGTCATGCTCGTGAACCCCGGCGGTCCCGGCGGATCCGGACTGAACCTCGCCGTGCTCGGCGGCAGCGTGCCCAAAGGTGCGGGCGACGCCTACGACTGGATCGGGTTCGACCCGCGCGGCGTCGGCTCCAGCACGCCGGCCGCGAGCTGCGACCCGCAGTACTTCGGCTACGACCGTCCCGACTACCGGCCGACGACGCCGGAACTCGAGAAGTTCTGGCTGGACAAGTCCGCCGGATACGCCGACGCGTGCAAGGCCAACGGCCGGTTGTTGGACAACATCAAGACGACGGACAACGTCGCGGACATGAACAGTATCCGCAACGCTCTCGGGGCCGAACGGATCAACTTCTACGGCTTCTCCTACGGCACCTACCTCGGCCAGGTGTTCGGCACGCTCTACCCGGACAAGCTGCGTCGTGTCGTGATGGACGGCGTCGTCAACGTCGAGGACGTCTGGTACCAGGCGAACCTGAACCAGGACGTCGCCTTCGAGCACAACATCCAGGTCTACTTCGACTGGATCGCCCGCTACGACGAGGTGTTCGGCCTCGGCACGTCCGGGGACGAGGTCGAGAAGCAGTTCTACACGCAGAAGGAACGACTCGACGCCGAACCGGCCGAGGGCAAGATCGGCTCCGACGAGTGGACCGACCTGTTCCTGTCCGCCGGATACGGCCAGCGCAACTGGGAAACGATCGCGCACGCGTTCTCCGGCTGGGTGCACCGCGGCGAGTCGGCTCCGCTCGTGGAGCTCTACGACGCCTCCGCGGGACAAGGCGACGACAACGGCTACGCGATGTACCTCGGCACCGAATGCACGGATGCGCAGTGGCCGACCGAGTGGGATCAGTGGAAGAAGGACAACTGGAAGGTTCACAAGAAGGCGCCGTTCGAGACCTGGGCCAATGCCTGGTACAACGCACCGTGCATGACGTGGCCCGCCGAGGCGGGAACACCCGTCGAGGTCGACGGTAGTGAGGTCGACAGTGCGCTGCTCATCAGTGAGGAGAAGGACGGCGCCACGCCGTACGCAGGCGCGTTGGAAGCCCGCAAACGCTTCCCGAACGCCAGCCTCATCAGCCTGCCTGGCGGCACGACGCACTCCGGCTCGCTGGGCGGCAACGCGTGCCTCGACGACCAGATCGCCGACTACCTGCTCACCGGCGAACTGCCGGAACGCAGGCCGGGAAACAACCACTCCGACACCACCTGTGAGCCGTTGCCGCAGCCGGTTCCGGAAGGCGCACAGTCCGCCGCCAGGGCACCACACCAACAGCCGGAGGTCCTGCAAGAGGCCCTGAAAGCGAACCACCGCCGCTGA
- a CDS encoding ribonuclease J → MSQTSSEPPGPVPEGGMRVVALGGIGEVGRNMTVFEFDGRLLVVDCGVLFPEDDSPGVDLILPDFAYIEDRLDDIEALVLTHGHEDHIGAVPFLLKMRPDLPVIGSRFTLALLAAKCKEHRLDPVLHEVAEGQSCQHGPFSLEFFAVNHSIPDALAVAVRTQAGVALHTGDIKLDQLPLDGRLTDLAGFSRMGDEGVDLFLVDSTNAEVPGFVTPEREIGPVLDSVVGSATQRLIVACFASHVHRVQQVLDVAAKHGRKVCFVGRSMVRNMGIAGDLDLLRVPPGLIVDLDEALAMPEHLVVFVSTGSQGEPLSALSRMARGEHRNIRIREGDTVVLASSLIPGNETAVFGVVNGLVRLGAEVVHQGGAKVHVSGHASAGELLYLYNAVRPSNVMPVHGEWRHLRANAELARLTGVAADRVVIAEDGVVVDLVDGIATRSGRVEVGHVYVDGLSVGDVGESTLSDRLILGEGGFISITVAVEAATGRAVSAPKLSGRGFSDDPKALDEVLHLVEMELARTESDGITDTHRIAQSVRRVVGKWVADTYRRRPMIVPNVVPVTA, encoded by the coding sequence ATGAGCCAGACGTCCTCCGAACCGCCGGGGCCGGTTCCCGAGGGCGGCATGCGCGTCGTCGCCCTCGGAGGCATCGGCGAAGTCGGCCGGAACATGACGGTCTTCGAGTTCGACGGACGTCTGCTGGTCGTCGACTGCGGCGTGCTGTTTCCCGAGGACGACTCGCCAGGGGTCGACCTGATCCTGCCGGACTTCGCCTACATCGAGGACCGGCTGGACGACATCGAGGCGTTGGTGCTCACGCACGGGCACGAGGATCACATCGGTGCGGTGCCGTTCCTGTTGAAGATGCGGCCGGACCTTCCGGTGATCGGATCGCGCTTCACGCTGGCCCTGTTGGCCGCGAAGTGCAAGGAACACCGCCTCGACCCCGTGTTGCACGAGGTCGCCGAGGGCCAGAGCTGCCAGCACGGCCCGTTCTCGCTGGAGTTCTTCGCCGTCAACCATTCCATCCCGGACGCGTTGGCGGTGGCCGTACGCACTCAGGCCGGGGTCGCGTTGCACACGGGGGACATCAAACTCGACCAGCTGCCGCTGGACGGCAGGCTCACCGACCTCGCCGGGTTCTCGCGGATGGGAGACGAAGGCGTCGACCTGTTCCTTGTGGACTCGACGAACGCCGAGGTTCCCGGGTTCGTGACGCCCGAACGTGAGATCGGCCCGGTGCTCGACAGTGTCGTCGGCTCGGCGACGCAGCGGCTCATCGTGGCGTGTTTCGCCAGCCACGTGCACCGCGTGCAGCAGGTGCTCGACGTGGCCGCCAAGCACGGCCGAAAGGTGTGCTTCGTGGGCAGGTCGATGGTGCGCAACATGGGCATCGCCGGTGATCTCGACCTGTTGCGGGTCCCGCCGGGTCTGATCGTCGATCTCGACGAGGCGTTGGCGATGCCCGAGCATCTGGTGGTGTTCGTCTCGACGGGGTCGCAGGGTGAGCCGCTCTCGGCGTTGTCGCGGATGGCGCGCGGCGAGCACCGCAACATCCGGATCCGCGAGGGCGACACGGTCGTGCTCGCGAGTTCGCTGATTCCCGGTAACGAGACCGCCGTGTTCGGTGTCGTCAACGGCCTCGTACGGCTCGGGGCCGAGGTCGTGCACCAGGGCGGCGCGAAGGTGCACGTCTCCGGGCACGCCTCGGCGGGTGAACTGCTGTACCTGTACAACGCGGTCCGGCCGAGCAACGTGATGCCCGTGCACGGCGAGTGGCGGCATCTGCGGGCGAACGCTGAGTTGGCGCGGTTGACGGGCGTGGCCGCGGACCGGGTCGTCATCGCCGAGGACGGTGTGGTGGTCGACCTGGTCGACGGAATCGCGACGCGGTCGGGTCGGGTCGAGGTCGGACACGTCTATGTGGACGGTCTGTCGGTCGGCGACGTCGGCGAGTCGACGTTGTCGGACCGGTTGATCCTCGGCGAGGGCGGGTTCATCTCGATCACCGTGGCGGTCGAGGCAGCGACGGGGCGCGCGGTCTCGGCGCCGAAGCTGTCGGGCCGGGGTTTCTCGGACGATCCGAAGGCCCTGGACGAGGTCCTGCACCTGGTCGAGATGGAACTGGCCCGCACCGAGTCGGACGGCATCACCGACACGCACCGGATCGCGCAGTCGGTCCGGCGCGTGGTCGGCAAGTGGGTGGCCGACACCTATCGTCGTCGTCCGATGATCGTGCCCAACGTCGTCCCGGTGACCGCCTGA
- the dapA gene encoding 4-hydroxy-tetrahydrodipicolinate synthase, which produces MTVCPTASPGRPFGRVLTAMVTPFNDSGELDLDLAQELAAYLVDRVGNDGLVVNGTTGESPTTSDEEKERLVRAVVEAVGDRATVIAGAGTNNTAHSIELATTAEKAGAHGLLAVTPYYSRPPQEGIQQHFTAIADATELPVMLYDIPPRSVVPIQIDTLKRLAEHPRIKAVKDSKHDLLAGSDVMANSDLAYYSGEDPLNLPWLSVGAVGFVSVIGHVVGDRLRQMLDFYESGDVTAARDVHVGLLPVYRSMNFVGGVIFAKTAMRLCGYETGQPRLPLPAATDEQLRLITSDLWDAGLVLVNPDAVEVTAR; this is translated from the coding sequence ATGACCGTCTGCCCCACCGCCTCTCCGGGTCGCCCGTTCGGTCGCGTACTGACCGCGATGGTGACCCCGTTCAACGACTCGGGTGAGTTGGACCTGGATCTGGCGCAGGAACTCGCCGCCTATCTCGTCGACCGCGTCGGCAACGACGGACTGGTCGTCAACGGCACCACCGGCGAGAGCCCGACCACCAGCGACGAGGAGAAGGAGCGCCTCGTGCGCGCGGTGGTCGAAGCGGTCGGCGACCGCGCGACCGTCATCGCCGGTGCGGGAACCAACAACACCGCGCACTCGATCGAGCTCGCCACCACCGCCGAGAAGGCGGGCGCCCACGGGCTGCTCGCGGTGACGCCGTACTACTCCCGTCCGCCGCAGGAAGGCATCCAGCAGCACTTCACGGCGATCGCGGACGCCACCGAGCTGCCGGTGATGCTCTACGACATCCCGCCGCGCTCGGTGGTGCCGATCCAGATCGACACGCTCAAGCGACTCGCCGAGCACCCGCGGATCAAGGCCGTCAAGGACTCCAAGCACGACCTGCTCGCGGGCAGCGACGTGATGGCGAACTCCGACCTGGCTTATTACTCCGGCGAGGATCCGCTGAACCTGCCGTGGCTGTCGGTCGGTGCGGTCGGATTCGTCAGCGTCATCGGCCACGTGGTCGGCGACCGGCTGCGTCAAATGCTCGACTTCTACGAGTCCGGGGACGTCACCGCTGCCCGGGACGTCCACGTCGGACTGCTGCCGGTGTACCGGTCGATGAACTTCGTCGGTGGCGTGATCTTCGCGAAGACGGCGATGCGGCTGTGCGGCTACGAGACGGGCCAGCCGCGCTTGCCGCTGCCCGCGGCGACCGACGAGCAGCTGCGGCTGATCACCAGCGACCTCTGGGACGCGGGCCTCGTCCTGGTCAACCCGGACGCCGTCGAGGTGACAGCGCGTTGA
- a CDS encoding TIGR03085 family metal-binding protein — protein sequence MGVAADERRQLCDELDRVGPDQPTLCEGWTTRDLAVHLVTREHRPDALTGFVSKALGQRGDRIQGEFRERDYTALIDQIRQGPPKWNPLGIGAVDETVNTTEFYVHHEDVRRAQPDWRQRTTSPDLEEALWKSLTKVARMFYGRSPVGVVLRRPDGTEIAATRGPRTVRIQGEPSELVLHAFGRKPAQVTFDGNDADVLAVEDLRRSL from the coding sequence ATGGGTGTTGCCGCAGACGAACGTCGACAGTTGTGCGACGAATTGGACCGAGTCGGGCCGGACCAGCCGACCTTGTGCGAGGGCTGGACGACCCGTGACCTCGCCGTGCATCTGGTGACCAGGGAGCATCGCCCGGACGCGTTGACCGGCTTCGTGTCGAAGGCGCTGGGACAGCGCGGCGATCGCATCCAGGGCGAGTTCCGGGAGCGGGACTACACCGCGCTGATCGACCAGATCCGCCAGGGACCGCCGAAGTGGAACCCGCTCGGCATCGGTGCCGTGGACGAGACGGTGAACACGACCGAGTTCTACGTGCACCACGAGGACGTACGCCGTGCTCAACCGGACTGGCGGCAGCGGACCACGAGCCCGGACCTGGAAGAAGCGCTGTGGAAGTCGCTGACGAAGGTCGCCCGGATGTTCTACGGGCGCAGCCCCGTCGGGGTCGTGCTGCGCCGACCGGACGGCACCGAGATCGCGGCCACGCGCGGCCCGCGCACGGTGCGCATTCAGGGCGAGCCGAGTGAGCTCGTGTTGCACGCGTTCGGCAGGAAGCCCGCCCAGGTGACGTTCGACGGCAACGACGCGGACGTCCTCGCCGTGGAGGATCTCCGCCGCAGTCTGTGA
- a CDS encoding serine/threonine-protein kinase, which translates to MVGPGRDRAQVWEVGAVDEVGTRPSRVIGERYQVLSELGRGGMGIVWRAWDQVIGREVAIKELHLPDGVAESERRVYEQRVLREARTAGRLNDPGVVTVYDVLAETGTTYIVMELVQAVTLDQLVAQRGALPAETVVDIATQALAALETAHAAGVVHRDVKPANLMVAGSRVKLADFGIAQGYDDPRLTTTGAIIGSPSSMAPERLQGAEATPASDLWALGATLFFALEGYMPFERQTTAATLNAVLTEHPRLSGPHPVLGPVITGLLIADPAARFTAAQVRALLRSAPAGGREPVAAASSGGLRRKHRVLASAIAAVVLFGGGLALGRFVLADSEAPALAEPVTYGPGGDLADFDTGGNKCGAEPLSAVDRVTEEQGVSCSSAHRFEVFADDELFSSVDPDLAYPGAEAMVDYANGVCSATFRSDTIIAVGKSDLRFRAIVPTEGHWDAKRAAIGDDDSDNDQQGSHEIYCVLEHADGDELQSSAVAS; encoded by the coding sequence ATGGTTGGACCCGGCCGGGACCGGGCGCAGGTGTGGGAGGTCGGCGCGGTGGACGAGGTCGGGACGCGGCCGAGCAGGGTGATCGGTGAGCGCTACCAGGTGCTCTCCGAGCTCGGACGCGGTGGCATGGGCATCGTGTGGCGAGCGTGGGACCAGGTGATCGGTCGCGAGGTCGCGATCAAGGAGCTGCACCTGCCGGACGGGGTGGCCGAGTCCGAACGCCGGGTGTACGAGCAGCGGGTGTTGCGGGAGGCTCGTACCGCGGGACGGCTCAACGACCCCGGCGTCGTCACCGTCTACGACGTCCTCGCCGAGACGGGCACCACCTACATCGTCATGGAGCTCGTGCAGGCGGTCACGCTCGACCAGCTCGTGGCGCAGCGCGGGGCACTGCCCGCGGAGACCGTCGTCGACATCGCGACGCAGGCGCTGGCTGCCCTGGAGACGGCGCACGCGGCCGGAGTGGTTCACCGCGACGTGAAACCGGCCAACCTCATGGTGGCGGGTTCACGGGTGAAACTCGCCGACTTCGGCATCGCGCAGGGCTACGACGACCCCCGCCTGACGACCACCGGTGCGATCATCGGTTCGCCGTCGTCGATGGCGCCCGAGCGTCTTCAGGGGGCGGAGGCGACGCCTGCGTCGGACCTGTGGGCCTTGGGCGCGACGTTGTTCTTCGCTCTCGAGGGATACATGCCGTTCGAACGGCAGACCACGGCGGCGACGCTGAACGCGGTGCTGACCGAGCATCCGCGCCTGTCCGGGCCGCACCCGGTGCTCGGCCCGGTCATCACCGGACTGCTCATCGCCGACCCCGCCGCGCGCTTCACGGCGGCGCAGGTGCGGGCACTGCTGCGGAGCGCGCCTGCGGGCGGCCGGGAGCCGGTGGCGGCGGCGTCTTCGGGTGGCCTTCGGCGCAAGCACCGGGTGCTCGCGTCGGCGATCGCCGCGGTTGTCCTGTTCGGCGGGGGTCTGGCCCTGGGACGTTTCGTCCTCGCGGACTCCGAGGCGCCCGCGCTCGCCGAACCCGTCACCTACGGCCCCGGCGGTGACTTGGCGGACTTCGACACCGGTGGCAACAAGTGCGGAGCCGAGCCGCTGTCGGCGGTCGACCGGGTGACCGAGGAGCAGGGCGTGTCCTGCTCGTCGGCGCACAGGTTCGAAGTCTTCGCGGACGACGAACTGTTCTCCAGCGTGGATCCGGACCTGGCCTACCCGGGGGCGGAGGCGATGGTCGACTACGCCAACGGCGTGTGCTCGGCGACCTTCCGCTCCGACACGATCATCGCGGTGGGCAAGTCGGACCTGCGCTTCCGGGCGATCGTGCCCACCGAAGGGCACTGGGACGCCAAACGTGCCGCCATCGGGGACGACGACAGCGACAACGACCAGCAGGGTTCGCACGAGATCTACTGCGTGCTCGAACACGCCGACGGCGACGAGCTGCAGAGCTCCGCCGTCGCGAGCTGA
- the thyX gene encoding FAD-dependent thymidylate synthase, whose protein sequence is MTEIVPPKVQLIAKTEFFPPEDVDWSTDADGGAALAEFAGRACYQSWSKPNPKTATNAGYLSHVIEVGHLSVLEHGSVTFYLTGMSRSLTHELIRHRHFSYSQLSQRYVPERDAAMVEPDVIAEDPELHAKFVEATSASVAAYNELLEGLQEKFADEPKATLRRKQARQAARTVLPNATETRITVTGNYRAWRHFIAMRASEHADVEIRGLAIECLRQLQKAAGNVFNDFEITSLKDGTEVASSPFVTEG, encoded by the coding sequence GTGACCGAGATCGTGCCGCCGAAGGTTCAGTTGATCGCTAAGACGGAGTTCTTCCCGCCGGAGGACGTGGACTGGTCCACCGACGCCGACGGGGGAGCGGCGCTCGCCGAGTTCGCCGGGCGTGCCTGCTACCAGTCGTGGAGCAAGCCGAACCCGAAGACCGCCACCAACGCGGGCTACCTGAGCCACGTCATCGAGGTGGGTCACCTGTCGGTGTTGGAGCACGGCTCGGTGACGTTCTACCTGACCGGGATGTCGCGGTCGCTGACCCACGAGCTCATCCGGCACCGGCACTTCTCGTACTCGCAGCTGTCCCAGCGCTACGTGCCGGAGCGCGACGCCGCGATGGTCGAGCCGGACGTGATCGCGGAGGATCCCGAGCTGCACGCCAAGTTCGTCGAGGCCACCAGTGCGAGCGTCGCCGCGTACAACGAGCTGCTGGAGGGCCTGCAGGAGAAGTTCGCCGACGAGCCGAAGGCGACCCTGCGCCGCAAGCAGGCCCGCCAAGCCGCGCGGACGGTGCTGCCGAACGCGACCGAGACGCGGATCACCGTGACCGGAAACTACCGCGCCTGGCGGCACTTCATCGCGATGCGCGCCAGTGAGCACGCGGACGTCGAGATCCGGGGGTTGGCCATCGAGTGCCTTCGGCAGCTGCAGAAGGCGGCGGGCAACGTGTTCAACGACTTCGAGATCACCTCGCTCAAGGACGGCACCGAGGTCGCGTCCAGCCCCTTCGTCACGGAGGGCTGA
- a CDS encoding toxin-antitoxin system HicB family antitoxin, which yields MDLSAYLTQLREDLTTAASAGDDQTRQTAAVLSAAIEPAARLAIMNALSDLAAEVTTQLDGQVVDVRLDGRDVDVVVTGSGRDQTEPAGTTPPPPPAGDAGDVSRITLRLLEQIKSQAEQAASTQGVSLNTWLAQAVQGALHSGVARGTWPQQSGGARPGRWGSEGPGSHVHGWVHG from the coding sequence ATGGATTTGAGCGCATACCTCACCCAGCTGCGCGAAGACCTCACGACCGCCGCCTCCGCCGGGGACGATCAGACCCGGCAGACCGCGGCCGTGCTCTCCGCAGCCATCGAACCGGCCGCCCGACTGGCGATCATGAACGCGCTGTCCGACCTGGCCGCCGAAGTGACCACCCAGCTCGACGGCCAGGTCGTCGACGTCCGGCTCGACGGACGCGACGTCGACGTCGTCGTCACCGGATCCGGCCGTGACCAGACCGAACCGGCCGGCACGACGCCCCCGCCGCCACCGGCAGGGGACGCCGGGGATGTCAGCCGCATCACCCTGCGCCTGCTCGAACAGATCAAGTCTCAGGCCGAACAGGCCGCGTCGACGCAGGGCGTCTCACTGAACACCTGGCTCGCCCAAGCCGTCCAGGGCGCCCTGCACAGCGGCGTGGCGCGAGGCACGTGGCCACAGCAGTCCGGCGGCGCACGACCGGGACGCTGGGGCAGCGAGGGCCCCGGCTCGCACGTGCACGGCTGGGTTCACGGCTGA
- a CDS encoding DUF4097 family beta strand repeat-containing protein yields MSENDASGQRDLVRTQDFAVDGPIELDVTNGGGNVTIELTDSADGTVHVEVRHAPHGVDDWNKALDGLLSWVNKQFGETGLGAGTEQAPATEAVRQTRVDLTGNRLVVRAPQSLGLRGVPLAITVTGPADCPVSVRSGSGNATVTGPAGPVSVQSGSGAVSVENVTGKATLRSGSGALRLGSATEAVHARSGNGEIEIAGIAAASSVATGSGSVWLGAVDADVLVRSGSGSVTIADAGGGQTELISGSGNVRVAVRQESFAEVDLTSSTGTASSDLLVEDTAPDETPTFRVFARSGSGDVLVTSAV; encoded by the coding sequence ATGAGCGAGAACGACGCGAGCGGGCAGCGTGACCTGGTCCGCACCCAGGACTTCGCCGTCGACGGCCCGATCGAACTCGACGTCACCAACGGCGGCGGCAACGTCACCATCGAACTCACCGACTCCGCGGACGGGACGGTGCACGTCGAGGTGCGCCACGCACCGCACGGGGTCGACGACTGGAACAAGGCCCTTGACGGCCTGCTGAGCTGGGTCAACAAGCAGTTCGGCGAGACCGGACTCGGGGCCGGAACCGAACAAGCGCCCGCGACGGAGGCCGTGCGACAGACGCGCGTCGACCTCACCGGCAACCGGCTCGTCGTCCGGGCGCCGCAGAGTCTCGGCCTGCGTGGCGTACCGCTGGCGATCACCGTCACCGGGCCGGCCGACTGTCCGGTCTCGGTGCGCAGCGGTTCCGGCAACGCCACGGTGACCGGACCCGCAGGGCCTGTCAGCGTCCAGTCGGGCTCCGGCGCGGTGTCCGTGGAGAACGTCACCGGCAAAGCCACGCTCCGCAGCGGTTCGGGCGCGCTGAGGCTCGGCTCGGCGACCGAGGCGGTGCACGCGCGCAGCGGCAACGGCGAGATCGAGATCGCCGGCATCGCGGCGGCCTCCTCGGTGGCGACCGGCAGCGGCTCGGTGTGGCTCGGGGCGGTGGACGCGGACGTGCTGGTGCGTTCCGGGAGCGGCAGCGTCACGATCGCCGACGCCGGCGGCGGACAGACGGAACTCATCAGCGGATCCGGGAACGTGCGGGTGGCGGTGCGGCAGGAGTCGTTCGCCGAGGTCGACCTCACCTCGTCCACCGGCACCGCGAGCAGCGACCTGCTGGTCGAGGACACAGCGCCCGACGAGACCCCCACTTTCCGCGTCTTCGCTCGTTCGGGCAGCGGGGACGTCCTGGTCACGTCGGCCGTGTAG